From one Ferrovibrio sp. MS7 genomic stretch:
- a CDS encoding ABC transporter substrate-binding protein, producing MKPSLLSLAALLSLAASPLLAQTQGVTATSVKFGSHTDLSGPLAIGGAPATLASQIRFEAANAAGGVHGRKIELVVEDTQYQVPLAVRATNKLVQNDKVFALFHAVGTQQGLATIPITDRAKIPYIFPLTAAASMAEPLHPLHFSYFVTYANQASGAIRYFHQKEKFASLCMQTHSTEYGEENRRGMEEVTKELGIPVKLVGTHKPTDTEFAGAATAIKNAGCDFVYLGTTIKDTIALYMTLRSLGFQGTIASNMLPFLPIVPQAGGGAMEGLQVVTPMGAVDWTTGPKERKAFYDEYMKRKGEEPSVYALYGWLAADLTIKALENAGRNLTVDSFVKGIEQIKGYQDPFGGPTISFGPQKHFGGDRLLLYAIKGGKWELVEQSLKF from the coding sequence ATGAAACCGTCGCTACTTAGCCTGGCCGCCCTGCTCTCGCTTGCCGCCAGCCCACTATTGGCCCAGACGCAAGGCGTCACCGCCACATCGGTGAAGTTTGGCAGCCATACCGATCTATCGGGTCCGCTGGCCATTGGCGGTGCGCCCGCCACCCTCGCGTCGCAGATCCGCTTTGAAGCCGCCAATGCGGCGGGCGGCGTGCATGGCCGCAAGATCGAGCTTGTAGTCGAAGACACGCAATACCAGGTGCCGCTTGCCGTGCGCGCCACCAACAAGCTGGTGCAGAACGACAAGGTCTTCGCGCTGTTCCATGCGGTCGGCACGCAGCAGGGCCTGGCGACGATACCGATCACCGACCGCGCCAAGATACCCTACATCTTCCCGCTCACGGCGGCTGCCTCAATGGCCGAGCCGCTGCATCCTCTGCATTTCAGCTATTTCGTCACCTATGCCAACCAGGCCAGCGGCGCGATCCGCTACTTCCACCAGAAGGAAAAGTTCGCCTCGCTCTGCATGCAGACGCATTCAACGGAATACGGCGAGGAGAATCGCCGTGGCATGGAAGAAGTCACCAAGGAGCTCGGCATTCCGGTGAAGCTTGTTGGCACGCATAAGCCGACCGATACCGAGTTTGCGGGTGCCGCGACCGCGATCAAGAATGCCGGCTGCGACTTCGTCTATCTCGGCACCACGATCAAGGATACCATCGCGCTGTATATGACGCTCAGGAGCCTCGGCTTCCAGGGCACCATTGCCTCTAACATGTTGCCCTTCCTGCCCATCGTGCCGCAGGCCGGTGGCGGTGCCATGGAAGGCCTCCAGGTGGTGACGCCGATGGGCGCCGTTGACTGGACCACCGGGCCCAAGGAGCGCAAGGCCTTCTACGACGAATACATGAAGCGCAAGGGTGAGGAACCCTCCGTCTATGCGCTCTATGGCTGGCTCGCCGCGGATCTCACGATCAAGGCGCTGGAGAATGCCGGCCGCAACCTGACAGTCGACAGCTTCGTCAAGGGCATCGAGCAGATCAAAGGCTATCAGGATCCGTTCGGCGGCCCGACCATCAGCTTCGGTC
- a CDS encoding AMP-dependent synthetase/ligase, which translates to MNEMRHIGREAGPILIDDCDTLARLFLKRVEQWGDRTALREKNFGVWESYTWRDFHRHASAYAAGLVALGMRPGDVVAILSEDNKEWVFTDMAVHLANGTVNGVYPTYQAEQLHHILEDSTTRWLFVEDEEQLDKYLSIADRLPGVERVFVVDWKGLRNFSDERVWPISQLEELGTAALAKAPDLLDARIAAGHGEQPAVLVYTSGTTGKPKGARISHRALLFQMTAVPDPFAAWQGDELLTYLPLCHLAERVVSLCIQLRVGTMLNFAESSESVFLNIRELSPTILFAVPRIWEKFYSRIATLMDEATWIGHTGYNIAMRIGRRRARLLMQNKQPSRLLDAAFRIADFLVFRNIKQELGLDRTRIRLSGAAPISVDLLEWYVALGLPVSEVYGQTETGIATFCSPGSPPGHVGLPMPGVELKLGAQDEILVRSPGNFSGYLNMPEATTATLVDGWVHTGDVGALLPGGELKITDRLKDIIITAGGKNVTPSLLENRLKFSSYISDAVVVGDRRKYLACLIMIDRENVEAYAQKNAIPFSNFRSLCARPEIVGLIGKVVKEANEQFSSVEQIKAFRLIDVMLTAEDDELTPTMKLKRSFVERKYSELIKEMYRSSAA; encoded by the coding sequence ATGAATGAGATGCGGCATATCGGGCGCGAAGCCGGTCCAATATTGATCGATGACTGCGATACGCTTGCCCGGCTGTTTCTGAAACGCGTTGAGCAATGGGGCGACAGGACCGCGCTGCGCGAAAAGAATTTCGGTGTCTGGGAGAGCTATACCTGGCGCGATTTCCATCGCCATGCGAGTGCCTATGCCGCCGGTCTTGTCGCGCTTGGTATGCGGCCCGGCGATGTCGTCGCGATCTTGTCCGAGGATAACAAGGAGTGGGTTTTCACCGACATGGCCGTGCACCTGGCCAACGGCACAGTGAACGGCGTCTACCCCACCTACCAAGCCGAACAGCTGCATCATATCCTTGAAGACAGCACTACTCGCTGGCTGTTTGTCGAGGACGAAGAACAGCTCGACAAGTATCTCAGCATTGCCGACCGGTTGCCCGGCGTTGAGCGTGTTTTCGTCGTCGACTGGAAAGGCCTGCGCAATTTCAGCGACGAACGGGTCTGGCCGATCTCCCAGCTCGAAGAATTGGGAACGGCAGCTCTGGCCAAAGCGCCAGACCTGCTGGATGCACGCATCGCAGCCGGCCATGGCGAGCAGCCTGCCGTTCTTGTCTATACCTCGGGCACCACCGGCAAGCCGAAGGGCGCACGCATTTCGCATCGGGCGCTGCTGTTCCAGATGACGGCAGTGCCCGATCCTTTCGCGGCGTGGCAGGGCGATGAGCTTCTTACCTATCTGCCGCTCTGCCATCTGGCGGAACGGGTCGTGTCGCTCTGCATCCAGTTGCGCGTCGGCACAATGCTCAATTTCGCTGAGAGTTCGGAAAGCGTGTTCCTGAATATCCGTGAGCTCTCGCCCACCATCCTGTTCGCGGTGCCGCGTATCTGGGAGAAGTTCTATTCCAGGATCGCTACGCTGATGGATGAGGCGACCTGGATCGGGCATACCGGCTACAATATCGCGATGCGTATCGGGCGGCGGCGGGCAAGGCTGCTGATGCAGAACAAACAGCCGTCGCGCCTACTCGATGCCGCCTTCCGGATCGCCGACTTCCTGGTCTTCCGCAACATCAAGCAGGAACTCGGCCTCGATCGCACCCGCATCAGGCTTTCAGGCGCGGCGCCGATCAGTGTCGATCTGTTGGAATGGTATGTTGCCCTTGGGCTGCCGGTGAGCGAGGTCTACGGGCAGACCGAAACGGGCATCGCCACCTTCTGCAGCCCGGGATCGCCGCCAGGCCATGTCGGGTTGCCGATGCCTGGCGTCGAGTTGAAACTCGGTGCGCAGGATGAGATTCTGGTGCGCTCGCCGGGTAATTTCTCGGGCTATCTGAACATGCCTGAAGCGACGACTGCCACACTGGTCGATGGCTGGGTCCATACCGGCGATGTCGGCGCCCTGCTTCCTGGTGGCGAACTCAAGATCACCGACCGACTCAAGGACATCATCATCACGGCGGGTGGCAAGAATGTCACCCCGTCGCTGCTCGAGAACCGGCTGAAATTCTCCTCCTACATATCCGATGCCGTGGTGGTCGGCGACCGGCGCAAGTATCTCGCCTGCCTGATTATGATCGACCGCGAGAATGTCGAAGCCTATGCGCAGAAGAATGCCATTCCGTTTTCCAATTTCCGCTCGCTCTGTGCCCGGCCGGAGATCGTCGGGCTGATCGGCAAGGTGGTTAAGGAGGCCAACGAGCAATTCTCCAGCGTCGAGCAGATCAAGGCCTTCCGACTGATCGATGTGATGCTGACGGCAGAGGATGACGAACTGACGCCGACGATGAAGCTGAAGCGCAGCTTTGTCGAACGCAAGTATTCGGAGTTGATCAAGGAAATGTACCGCAGTTCGGCCGCGTGA
- a CDS encoding ABC transporter ATP-binding protein, with protein MSALLSTRNVETYYGPIMAIGGVSIDVPEGRIVCVLGANGAGKTTLLKTISGAIDCRKGQVVFRDKEIQNLNPDVVAAHGIAHIPEGREVFPFMTVAENLTVGAWGRADKDAVARDLETVYRYFPDLETKRNDMAGFLSGGQQQMLAIGRGLMGDASLMILDEPSLGLSPLLTQQIFGIVRRINRERGVTILLVEQNAVAALDLADHGYVMEVGRIMMDAPASELRESDDIKEFYLGKSDDGIRGERRWKKRKTWR; from the coding sequence ATGAGTGCGCTCCTGAGCACCCGCAATGTCGAGACCTATTACGGGCCTATCATGGCGATTGGCGGCGTGTCCATCGATGTGCCGGAGGGGCGTATCGTCTGCGTTCTTGGCGCCAATGGTGCCGGCAAGACGACCTTGCTGAAGACCATTTCCGGCGCCATCGATTGCCGCAAAGGCCAGGTCGTCTTTCGCGACAAGGAAATCCAGAACCTCAATCCCGACGTCGTGGCCGCGCATGGTATCGCCCATATCCCCGAGGGTCGCGAGGTCTTTCCGTTTATGACCGTGGCGGAGAATCTGACCGTTGGCGCCTGGGGTCGGGCCGACAAGGATGCCGTGGCCCGTGACCTCGAAACGGTCTACCGCTATTTCCCGGATCTCGAAACCAAGCGCAACGACATGGCCGGGTTCCTGTCGGGCGGGCAGCAGCAGATGCTTGCTATCGGGCGCGGCCTGATGGGCGACGCGTCGCTGATGATTCTCGATGAACCCTCGCTTGGCCTCTCGCCGCTGCTCACCCAGCAGATATTCGGCATCGTCCGACGGATCAATCGCGAGCGCGGCGTGACGATACTCCTTGTCGAGCAGAATGCCGTTGCCGCCCTCGACCTTGCCGATCATGGCTACGTCATGGAGGTGGGGCGCATCATGATGGACGCACCGGCGAGCGAACTGCGCGAGAGCGACGATATCAAGGAGTTCTACCTAGGCAAGTCTGATGATGGCATTCGCGGCGAGCGGCGCTGGAAAAAGCGGAAGACCTGGAGATGA
- a CDS encoding ABC transporter ATP-binding protein gives MSVLAINDIALSFGGNKALDGVSLSVMPGETLALIGPNGAGKSTVFNVVSRYYQPSAGSVRYGDHDLLRCQPHEIAALGIARTFQNIELFENATVLQNLLVGRHARTPSNWVREFLFAGQTRANELFARRKVEEVLDLLDLQHLRNEIVRDLPYGARKNVELARAVCAEPKLLLLDEPASGLNPEEVADMAFWLKDIREELGITILMVEHNMSLVSRIATRCIALVSGRVLAQGSVAEVQANREVQRAYLGTAA, from the coding sequence ATGAGCGTGCTCGCTATCAACGACATCGCCCTCAGCTTCGGCGGCAACAAGGCGCTGGACGGCGTTTCGTTATCCGTGATGCCAGGCGAAACGCTTGCCTTGATCGGGCCGAATGGCGCGGGAAAGTCCACGGTCTTCAACGTTGTGAGCCGCTATTACCAGCCATCGGCCGGTAGCGTGCGCTATGGCGACCATGACCTGCTACGGTGCCAGCCGCATGAAATCGCGGCACTTGGCATAGCGCGCACATTCCAGAATATCGAGCTGTTCGAAAACGCCACCGTGCTGCAGAACCTGCTGGTCGGGCGCCATGCCCGCACGCCATCGAACTGGGTGCGTGAATTTCTCTTTGCCGGCCAGACTCGCGCCAACGAACTCTTCGCCCGGCGCAAGGTGGAGGAGGTGCTCGATCTGCTTGATCTCCAGCACCTGCGCAACGAGATCGTGCGCGACCTGCCATATGGGGCGCGCAAGAATGTGGAACTGGCGCGGGCGGTCTGCGCCGAGCCTAAGCTGTTGCTGCTCGATGAGCCGGCTTCCGGCCTCAACCCGGAAGAGGTGGCGGACATGGCCTTTTGGCTGAAGGATATCCGCGAGGAACTCGGTATCACCATCCTGATGGTCGAGCATAATATGAGCCTGGTTTCCCGGATCGCCACGCGCTGCATCGCCCTGGTTTCCGGCCGCGTCCTGGCGCAAGGCAGTGTTGCCGAAGTGCAGGCCAACCGCGAGGTGCAGCGAGCCTATCTGGGGACGGCAGCATGA
- a CDS encoding branched-chain amino acid ABC transporter permease, which yields MRVLFKTTYNQDIDHLVDPGERIRVGLVIAIALAAPLFVSSYFLSELAMFICYALAGIGLMVLLGFTGQVSFGHAAFLGIGAYTQAALMTRGIPFVVSLSLAGLIAGLVGAALGRAVSKMHGFYLAVATLAFAIVTESVIGAAEPITGGHMGLKVPPIAFFGYELSQNWQIYYLYLAVLLFVIWGVANLMRAPAGRSMIAVRDSETSAKSLGINVGSVKVRAFFVSAAITGVAGALLAHLLFYLSPETFNLLESLRLMLMVVVGGLGTISGAILGAIFVSFLPNAIDVLRAILPSAVADQAGLEYLVFGAVIALFIIFEPQGIYGRWLKLRLFIETYPYYRRATFIRQKRYLKSERFR from the coding sequence ATGCGGGTTCTGTTCAAGACCACCTATAACCAGGACATTGATCACCTCGTCGATCCGGGCGAGCGGATCCGCGTCGGCCTGGTGATCGCCATCGCGCTGGCCGCCCCGCTTTTCGTCTCTTCCTACTTCCTGTCCGAACTCGCCATGTTCATCTGCTACGCGCTGGCGGGCATCGGCCTGATGGTGCTGCTTGGCTTCACCGGCCAGGTCTCCTTCGGCCATGCGGCATTCCTTGGCATCGGTGCCTATACCCAGGCGGCGTTGATGACGCGCGGCATTCCCTTCGTTGTGTCGCTGTCACTCGCTGGATTGATCGCCGGCCTGGTGGGAGCGGCGCTGGGGCGCGCGGTATCCAAGATGCACGGCTTTTATCTGGCGGTCGCTACGCTGGCCTTCGCCATTGTAACCGAGAGCGTGATTGGCGCGGCCGAGCCGATCACCGGCGGACATATGGGCCTGAAAGTGCCGCCCATCGCTTTCTTCGGTTATGAACTCAGCCAGAATTGGCAGATATATTATCTCTACCTTGCCGTCCTGCTTTTCGTCATCTGGGGTGTTGCCAATCTGATGCGCGCCCCGGCAGGCCGGTCGATGATCGCGGTCCGCGATAGCGAAACCTCCGCCAAGTCGCTCGGCATCAATGTCGGCAGCGTCAAGGTTCGCGCTTTCTTCGTCTCCGCCGCGATCACCGGCGTGGCGGGCGCGCTGCTGGCGCATCTGCTTTTCTACCTCTCGCCGGAAACCTTCAATCTGCTTGAAAGCCTGCGGCTGATGCTGATGGTCGTGGTCGGCGGCCTCGGCACCATCTCGGGTGCCATTCTCGGGGCCATCTTCGTCAGCTTCCTGCCCAATGCCATCGATGTTCTGCGCGCCATCCTGCCATCCGCTGTGGCGGATCAGGCCGGGCTCGAATATCTGGTCTTTGGTGCGGTTATTGCCCTTTTCATCATCTTCGAGCCGCAGGGCATCTATGGCCGCTGGCTCAAGCTCCGCCTGTTCATCGAGACCTATCCCTACTATCGCCGGGCGACGTTCATACGCCAGAAGCGATACCTGAAATCGGAGCGTTTCCGATGA